A single genomic interval of bacterium harbors:
- a CDS encoding (2Fe-2S)-binding protein, protein MARRISFLLNGEVQELEVEDHWSLLHLLREELGLTGTKEGCGSGECGACTVIVNGKAVNSCLYFAVEVDGKEVLTIEGLAAPDGTLHPLQKAFVEHGAIQCGFCTPGMIMSAKALLDENPSPTQEEIRHALAGNLCRCTGYIQIFRAIEAAAGQWSNRPVEAIARRSE, encoded by the coding sequence ATGGCAAGACGCATTTCTTTTCTTCTGAACGGTGAGGTACAGGAGCTGGAGGTGGAGGATCACTGGAGCCTGCTGCACCTGCTGAGAGAGGAGCTGGGGCTCACTGGCACCAAGGAGGGTTGTGGAAGTGGCGAGTGCGGGGCCTGCACAGTCATAGTGAACGGCAAGGCGGTGAACTCATGTCTGTATTTTGCCGTTGAGGTGGATGGCAAGGAGGTGCTAACCATAGAGGGGCTAGCAGCCCCGGATGGGACGCTTCATCCCCTTCAGAAAGCCTTCGTGGAGCATGGGGCAATACAGTGCGGGTTTTGCACCCCAGGGATGATCATGTCAGCCAAGGCCCTCTTGGACGAGAATCCCAGCCCCACCCAGGAGGAGATTCGCCATGCCCTGGCAGGGAATCTTTGCCGATGCACGGGATACATCCAGATCTTCAGGGCCATAGAGGCTGCAGCCGGACAGTGGAGCAACAGGCCCGTGGAAGCCATAGCCAGGAGGAGTGAGTGA
- a CDS encoding xanthine dehydrogenase family protein subunit M, translated as MRRFSYVIPKSLDEAISLMESYGEKARYVAGGTDLLVKLKEGKIRPEYLVSLKHIPSMDRIELNQGGNGHCILGALVTHRMIETSRAIRWSYPILHDAVSNIGSVQIRNVATIGGNLVNAVPSADGAIPLVTLDARVKIQGPKGSREMELLHFFVGPGQTVLDRGEILTEILLPPQPPRTGSAYIKFGRREAMELPLLGVGVLLSLDEQMRHCTKARIGLGVAAPTPMRAWQAEAFLEGKELSEAVLEEAGKIAAEESRVRDSVRGAAWYRREMVRVLVKRMGMRCLERIKALG; from the coding sequence CAGGTACGTAGCAGGCGGAACCGATCTGCTGGTGAAGCTCAAGGAGGGAAAGATTCGCCCCGAGTATTTGGTGTCTCTCAAACACATACCCTCCATGGACCGCATAGAACTAAATCAAGGGGGAAACGGCCATTGCATTTTGGGAGCCTTGGTCACCCACCGGATGATAGAGACCTCTCGGGCCATCCGATGGAGCTATCCCATACTGCATGATGCTGTATCCAACATAGGCTCGGTGCAGATCAGGAATGTAGCCACCATAGGGGGAAACCTGGTCAATGCAGTGCCTTCTGCGGACGGGGCCATTCCCCTTGTCACCCTGGATGCCAGGGTGAAGATACAGGGCCCCAAGGGCTCCAGGGAGATGGAATTGCTCCACTTCTTTGTGGGGCCGGGACAAACCGTGCTGGACAGGGGGGAGATCCTGACCGAGATACTCCTGCCCCCCCAGCCTCCTCGAACCGGAAGCGCATATATCAAGTTCGGAAGACGGGAGGCCATGGAGCTTCCACTTCTGGGAGTAGGAGTGCTGTTGAGCTTAGATGAGCAGATGCGCCATTGCACCAAGGCCCGCATAGGGCTTGGGGTGGCGGCTCCCACACCCATGAGGGCCTGGCAGGCCGAGGCCTTTTTGGAGGGAAAAGAGCTGAGCGAGGCCGTGCTGGAGGAGGCAGGCAAAATAGCAGCAGAAGAGTCCCGTGTAAGGGACAGCGTGCGTGGGGCTGCCTGGTACAGGAGGGAGATGGTCAGGGTGCTGGTCAAGCGAATGGGCATGAGGTGCCTGGAGAGAATCAAGGCCCTTGGTTGA
- a CDS encoding xanthine dehydrogenase family protein molybdopterin-binding subunit codes for MHPEQLCTVGKPIPKLDAVDKATGKALYIHDVKVPGMLHGRILYSRYPHARIVHVDVSKAKRLPGVKAVLTGEDIPPLKFGFYKDNTPLKKGKVRSYRDEVAAVAAIDPDVAEEALELIEVQYEALPAVFNPEEAMAEGAPLVHEEHRTNLLRLPWKMHLGDVEEGRKRSRFVVEDSFRVTWVTHCCMATSGCIAMFDASHNLTMYSNTQIPSLAQKDYMEALEAMGLKGKRVRVIKACIGGAFGSKLDTYAYEYIAILLARATGKPVRILFDRKEEFIATSGRQPAIINISQGCDEEGRLLFRDVAMILDNGAYTSWGATTPSVMMMPISSLYRVPNVRYEAKCVYTNNTYSQAMRGYGNPQATFAIESSMDRLAEVAGIDRVEFRILNANQPGDTTPQDFRITTCGLRECIEQVRERLGWNKPKAKDEGLGMACLIHVGGGARVYKSDGCGTMIKMDDYGKVDVFTGATDMGQGADTVIAQVVAEELGVQVEDVRVIHTDTDVCPWDVGAHASRTTFVACNSALGAARKLKERILEIASRQMGEPQEGLGLREREVFSIHEPEKRLELGKLLRKAHFSPSGQMLMAEFFYDPANENLDKTFRGNLSMTYTFGAHGVRVKVDRETGKVKVLQYVAAHDVGKAINPMLLEGQVYGGALMGLGYALTEQLILDKGEVMNPNFRDYKILTAKDAIPIETCIVETMDQFGPFGAKGIGEPGCVPTAPAIANAIYDAVGVRMKELPMTPERVLAALMDKERES; via the coding sequence ATGCACCCCGAGCAACTGTGCACCGTGGGTAAACCCATCCCCAAGCTGGATGCTGTGGACAAGGCAACTGGGAAGGCCCTATACATCCATGATGTGAAGGTCCCGGGCATGCTCCACGGCAGGATACTCTACAGCAGGTATCCCCACGCCAGGATAGTCCATGTGGATGTATCCAAGGCCAAGAGACTGCCGGGTGTGAAGGCCGTGCTGACCGGCGAGGATATACCCCCATTAAAGTTCGGTTTTTACAAGGATAACACCCCCCTCAAGAAGGGCAAGGTGCGCTCTTACAGGGATGAGGTGGCTGCGGTGGCCGCCATAGACCCGGATGTGGCAGAGGAAGCCCTGGAGCTCATAGAGGTGCAGTACGAGGCCCTGCCTGCTGTGTTCAATCCCGAAGAGGCCATGGCAGAGGGAGCACCACTGGTGCATGAGGAACACCGCACCAACCTGCTTCGGCTGCCCTGGAAGATGCATCTGGGGGACGTGGAGGAAGGCAGGAAGAGGTCACGTTTCGTGGTGGAGGACAGCTTCAGGGTCACCTGGGTCACCCATTGCTGCATGGCCACCAGTGGCTGTATCGCCATGTTCGACGCCTCCCATAACCTAACCATGTACAGCAATACCCAGATCCCATCCCTTGCCCAGAAAGACTACATGGAGGCCCTGGAGGCCATGGGATTGAAGGGTAAGAGGGTCAGGGTCATAAAGGCGTGTATAGGTGGGGCATTCGGTAGCAAGTTAGACACCTATGCGTACGAGTACATTGCAATCCTGCTTGCCAGGGCCACCGGGAAGCCCGTGCGGATCCTCTTTGACCGCAAGGAGGAGTTCATAGCCACCTCTGGCCGTCAACCTGCCATCATAAACATTTCCCAGGGCTGCGACGAGGAAGGAAGGCTCCTTTTCAGGGACGTGGCCATGATCCTGGACAACGGTGCGTACACCTCCTGGGGAGCAACGACTCCTTCGGTCATGATGATGCCCATCTCCTCCCTTTACAGGGTTCCAAACGTGCGCTATGAGGCCAAGTGTGTTTATACCAACAACACCTATTCCCAGGCCATGAGGGGATACGGGAATCCCCAGGCCACCTTCGCCATCGAGAGCTCCATGGACAGACTGGCTGAGGTAGCCGGGATCGACAGGGTGGAGTTTCGCATTCTCAACGCCAACCAGCCAGGGGACACGACTCCGCAGGATTTCAGGATAACGACCTGCGGACTCAGGGAGTGCATCGAGCAGGTTCGGGAGAGGTTGGGTTGGAATAAGCCCAAAGCCAAGGACGAGGGGCTTGGGATGGCTTGTCTCATACATGTGGGAGGCGGAGCCAGGGTCTACAAGTCAGATGGTTGCGGCACCATGATCAAGATGGATGACTATGGAAAGGTGGATGTCTTCACTGGCGCCACGGACATGGGCCAGGGTGCAGATACGGTCATAGCACAGGTGGTGGCCGAAGAGCTGGGGGTACAGGTTGAGGATGTGAGGGTGATCCATACGGACACGGATGTCTGCCCTTGGGATGTGGGGGCTCATGCCAGCCGCACCACCTTTGTGGCCTGTAACTCGGCCCTGGGGGCTGCCAGAAAGCTCAAGGAGAGGATCCTGGAGATAGCCTCGCGCCAGATGGGAGAGCCCCAGGAGGGCCTGGGCCTTCGAGAAAGAGAGGTTTTCAGCATCCATGAGCCAGAAAAACGCTTGGAACTGGGAAAACTACTGCGTAAGGCGCACTTCAGCCCTTCGGGTCAGATGCTGATGGCTGAGTTCTTCTACGATCCTGCCAATGAGAACCTGGACAAGACCTTCAGGGGTAATCTCTCCATGACCTACACCTTCGGGGCCCATGGGGTCAGAGTGAAGGTGGACAGAGAGACGGGCAAGGTGAAGGTGCTCCAGTACGTGGCTGCCCATGATGTTGGAAAGGCCATAAACCCCATGCTCCTGGAAGGGCAGGTTTATGGTGGTGCCCTCATGGGCCTGGGGTACGCTCTCACAGAGCAGCTGATACTGGACAAGGGCGAGGTCATGAACCCCAATTTCAGAGACTACAAGATCCTGACAGCCAAGGACGCCATACCCATCGAGACTTGCATAGTTGAAACCATGGATCAGTTCGGCCCATTTGGGGCCAAGGGCATAGGGGAGCCTGGTTGCGTGCCCACTGCACCTGCCATAGCCAATGCCATATATGATGCGGTGGGCGTACGCATGAAGGAATTGCCCATGACCCCAGAACGGGTGCTGGCCGCCCTCATGGACAAGGAGAGGGAAAGCTAA